Proteins encoded together in one Pseudomonas sp. TCU-HL1 window:
- a CDS encoding DUF7065 domain-containing protein, whose translation MKVTGGGNVLEYGPEQEGPQTPGKDPYWQDSVVLVWWDLENQVGGMHRIGHEVNVASGPQVTLWNYVFSPDHIFKREDRVPLREGDRAGRTFNSGDDTCIFEYTDHPIWRINDQDVRAELHVKDHHTPVDIYPKKGAMADDVAPNHMEVAGRVSGELTIMGKHYQINGFAFRDHGWGTRKWDVFVSHRWMAGVLADGTMLFAQTFHSSDDHLVRFGCMIKDDTITYAKHVDILAYLEPDGLTHRGGRVEMTLTTDEVITVECTPLQKGIVSWIHGIACVDTICRIEHNGVVGICDFETTNNALRGSHRPLLAINGIVENGMTRLG comes from the coding sequence ATGAAAGTCACTGGTGGCGGAAACGTACTGGAATACGGTCCGGAGCAGGAGGGCCCGCAGACGCCGGGCAAAGACCCCTACTGGCAGGACAGCGTGGTGCTGGTTTGGTGGGATCTGGAAAATCAGGTCGGCGGTATGCATCGCATCGGTCATGAGGTAAATGTGGCCAGCGGCCCGCAGGTGACGCTGTGGAACTACGTGTTTTCACCCGACCACATTTTCAAGCGAGAAGACCGTGTACCACTGCGCGAAGGCGATCGTGCCGGCCGCACCTTCAACAGTGGTGATGACACCTGCATTTTCGAGTACACCGATCACCCGATCTGGCGAATTAACGATCAGGATGTCCGCGCGGAACTGCATGTCAAAGACCATCATACGCCAGTGGACATCTACCCGAAGAAAGGCGCCATGGCCGACGACGTCGCCCCCAACCACATGGAGGTTGCAGGGCGGGTCAGCGGCGAATTGACGATCATGGGCAAGCACTACCAGATAAATGGTTTTGCCTTCCGCGACCACGGTTGGGGCACTCGTAAGTGGGATGTCTTCGTCAGCCATCGCTGGATGGCCGGCGTACTGGCCGATGGCACCATGCTATTCGCCCAGACCTTCCACAGCTCCGACGATCATCTGGTTCGCTTTGGATGCATGATCAAGGACGACACCATCACCTATGCCAAGCATGTGGACATCCTCGCGTATCTCGAACCGGACGGGCTGACGCATCGCGGTGGACGGGTCGAGATGACGCTGACCACTGACGAGGTGATCACTGTGGAATGCACGCCCCTGCAGAAAGGGATCGTTTCGTGGATTCACGGGATTGCCTGCGTGGACACCATCTGCCGCATCGAACACAACGGTGTCGTGGGCATCTGCGACTTCGAGACGACCAACAATGCTCTGCGCGGCTCGCACCGACCCCTGCTGGCGATTAATGGGATCGTCGAAAATGGAATGACCCGGCTGGGGTAG
- a CDS encoding TetR/AcrR family transcriptional regulator — MKNSAAQPANSRQRILEVSTRLFAKHGFDGVSMRNIATESDITLPAIYHHFGNKEELFKAVETEMYSSHAKSLMDQLQADLSPEERLHNFVYVMFEHLESNPDYLKLLQRNLVDGWEENQAFLVDLSLQPVMDELKVLLNEYAEGTGNGITPITIFSLILGYITLMPVIRHLKERPASANTDQAMRELLVQSVMNFVSANRPTQEPR; from the coding sequence GTGAAAAACAGCGCCGCTCAACCTGCCAATTCTCGCCAACGAATTCTCGAGGTTTCTACCAGACTGTTCGCCAAGCACGGCTTCGATGGCGTCAGCATGCGCAATATCGCGACCGAGTCAGATATCACTCTGCCAGCGATCTATCACCACTTTGGTAACAAGGAAGAACTGTTCAAGGCCGTGGAAACGGAGATGTACAGCTCGCATGCCAAGTCGCTGATGGATCAGCTTCAAGCCGATCTCAGTCCCGAAGAGCGGCTGCACAATTTCGTCTACGTGATGTTTGAACACTTGGAATCCAATCCGGATTACCTGAAGTTGTTGCAACGCAATCTCGTCGACGGCTGGGAGGAGAATCAGGCTTTTCTGGTCGACTTGTCGCTGCAGCCGGTCATGGACGAGCTGAAGGTCCTGCTCAACGAATATGCCGAAGGCACTGGAAACGGCATAACACCCATCACCATCTTCTCGCTGATCCTCGGCTACATCACGCTGATGCCTGTCATTCGGCATCTCAAGGAGCGTCCGGCATCGGCCAACACTGACCAGGCGATGAGAGAGCTGCTGGTCCAGTCCGTCATGAATTTTGTATCAGCCAATCGGCCAACACAGGAGCCTCGCTAA